CAAGATGAGATTTCCCAGTATGTAAGACCCCTTGAAGACGACGAGGTTGATAGGTTGGGGGTGGAAGTGCAGCAATGCATGGAGCTGACCAATACTAATCGGTCGAGGGCTTATCCAAGATTCTAAACACGCGATGATTCGTTTCGGATTCAGTTTTCAGGTGATGAACATACCTGCACGTTTGGTGATGATGGCGGAGGGGTTCCACACGTACCCATCCCGAACACGACCGTTAAGCCCTCCAGCGCCGATGGTACTTGGACCGCAGGGTCCTGGGAGAGTAGGACGTTGCCAAGCGAGAAGTAAAGACACGATCTGCATAGGTCGTGTCTTTTTTATGTTGTTTTTTAATCTTTCAGTTTGGTATAACAGATAAGATGTGTCATTCTAGTCTCTCTGTTCTAATCTGTGTATTCTAATGTGTATGTTCTAAGAGGTGTGTATGCTCTAACATGTCTATGTTCTATTGTGTGGTTTTCTGCTATTCTTACCTTTAATTGTATATTACATAAAATGCTTAAAAAGGATTTCGACAACGATTAGAATGGGAGAAGGCAAACAAGAAGAAGGGCGATGAGTATGCTACAAGCATTGAGAAAATGGAATACGCTGCGTAATCAGGTGCTGTTTGTATTTTTATCGGTGATGGTCATTGTTTTGCTGGTCGTTAGCGTGATGACGTTTCGACCGATTTCCTCGATGTTACAGGCGAATACGGAGCATCAGATTCAGCAGGTGGCGGTAGAGGCAAATGGGCGTTTTGAATCGTTATATGAACAGGTTAATATGGTCTCTAAGCTTGTGACGACGAATAAAAATGTACAAAATGTGTTGCAGCGTAAGTATTACCATAATGATGTTTCTTTTAAAGATCGGCAGGAATTGAAAGGGATTGTGAATACAATTCAGGCGAATTCGGACGGCATTTCGTCCTTTGAACTGTATACGAAGGAGTCAGAGCGTATATTGCCGCTGGATGGAGCAAGTTTATCTGGACGCATTACAGATGAATGGATCGCTAAAGCTGATCATGCTGGCGGTCGATTGGTATGGATCGGGGATGATCCGACGGATAAGAATTATTTTCTAGCAATTCGGCGAGTGAACTTGATGGAAGAGCATTATACGACAGGTGGATATTTGTTGGTTAGCATGTATCGATATTATTTCCAGTTTGCGAACCAGCAGCTGGCGAGTGCGGCAGATCAATATTCCATTTTATTAGGTCAAGATTTGGAAACGATCAATTCCAATTATAAAGGCTCGCTTACTGCGATCTTGGATCACCCACAGCAAATGCCGATTGTAGCATTGGATGGACAGCAATACATCATGGCGAGGCAGCAGTCTACGATTACAGGATGGACGGTTTTGATTTTGACTCCTGTAAGCGCTTTATACGAAAGCGTACATGTGTTGCGTAACGGGATTGTATATGCGGGTGTGATTGGAATTGTGATTTATTTTATCTGCTCCTATTTTCTGTCCACACTTATTACAAAACCGATTCTTCGATTAACGCATACGATGCAGCAAGCTATTGCTGGACCGATGACACTCAACCCCAAAATCCATACGGTGAATGAAATCAATGAATTGAACAGTACGTACAACCAGCTAGTGAAAGAAACAAACCATTTGATCAAAATGGTGTATGAAAAGGAGATTACTCGGAACCGTAGTGAGCTAAAGGCATTACAAGCACAGATCAATCCGCACTTTTTGTTCAACGCGCTGGATGCGCTACGTTGGTCATTAGAGGAAAAGGATCAGGAAGAGCTTGCAGAGCAGGTCGTGGCGATGTCCAATTTGTTTCGCTATACGATCACTAGACAAAGTGACGATGAATGGGTGCTGCTGCGCGAGGAGATTCGGCATATTGATAATTATATGGAAATTATGAAAATGCGGTTTGGCGAACGTCTGCATTACCGTATATCTTTATCCAACGAAGCGTCGCAGGTTCGTATTCCACGTTTGCTTATTCAGCCATTAGTGGAAAATGCGATTCTGCATGGAGCAGGTAACAAGAAAGGGGATTGTACGATTACGATTTCTGCCCAAGTGGATGCACAGCAAAGGCAGCTCCACATTGTTGTTCAGGATGATGGTCCGGGCATGACGCAGGACATGCTTGACTTGGTGCAGCGGTCGATGAAAGAGGGCGGAATATCTACGTTTGCTAATGGTGGCGAGAGTCGTGGACAAGTGGCAGGTGGAGAATCGAGCGGGAACGGTATTGCTTTATCGAACGTGTATCAGCGGCTGCATTTGTATTTTCCAGAGCGGGAAGAGTCGCGTATTCATATCGAAAGTAAACTGGATGAAGGAACACGCATTGTGATTGAGATTCCGTTTCATATGGCTGACGTTCGGCATGGTTAAGGGTGTTATAGAAACTAAAGATATTAGAAGCACTAAAAGCGCTACAAGCACTACAAGCACTATAAGCGCTAGAAACAATAAAGCGATTAAAGCTACTAGAAGTGCTATAGATTATGTTCACTTGTATGCTCAATTGCTAGGAAGATCATTGTGCGGGCATGAGGAACAGTTTGATTATTAAAAGGAGGCATCGCATGTACAGTAAAACGATTTTAATTGTGGATGATGAGCCGCGTACACGGCAAGGGTTGAAAAAGGTGCTGGATCAGTGGTGTGAAGGGCAGTATCAGGTGATGATGGCGGAGAATGGAGAAGAGGCGCTTGGTATTTTTAAACGGCAACAAGTGCATGTGTTGTTAACGGATATTCGGATGCCAGAAATGAATGGACTATCGATGTTGCAACAGATTCGAGCACAGGGACAATCGCCGGTTGTTATTTTAATATCAGCGTATTCAGAATTCGCTTATGCTCAGGAGGCGATTCGGCTTGGTGTTGTGAATTATTTGCTCAAGCCGATTAGTAAAGCTGATCTGATCGAAGCGGTAGACGTGGCATTAGGGGTAGAGGCGAAGCAGATGCGTGCCACAATTATTGAAAAGGTGGTCGATGACAAGCTTGTTCAGGTTAACGAGAAAAGTCAGACTGCTGGCGAGCGTATTCGGGAAGCGATGCACTATATTGACACTCATTTGCAGGAAGAGCTGAGCTTGAAGGAGTTGGCTGATTATATTCATCTAAATCCTAGCTATTTGAGCGTGCTATTTAAGGAGCAGGTGGAGCTTACGTTCAGTGAATATGTGACTCGTCAGCGTATTCAGCGTGCCAAGGAACTGCTTATTTCTACAAGCTTGTCGGTAGGGGATATTGCGGAGCAGTCAGGGTATCGGACAGCGAAGTATTTTATTAAAATTTTCAAGGAGCTGGAAGGTATGACACCGAGTACCTATCGTAAATCGGTGCGCTAAATAGAACCTTGCATATGCTGTACGCCTTCGTATACTTGTTCAGTATTGGAGTATTGGAGTATTGGAGTATTGGAGTATTGGAGTATTGGAGTATTGGAGTATTGGAGTATTGGAGTATTGGAGTATTGGAGTATTGGAGTATTGGAGTATTGGAGTATTGGAGTATTGGAGTATATTCCAATTGTCCAAAGAAAAGAGAATTTTTACCAATGGCTGTTGCCTTATGTGGAATAGATCCAACTGCTAGACTTGAACTATAGTCAATCGGCTATGAACCCACAAAGGAGGTAGTTTCATTGTCAAAAAAGAAAGCGCTTCCCATTATGTTAACTCTATTGCTTATGATGTCTTTTGCTCTCTCAGGTTGTGGTTCTTCTGCTAGTGATGGAGGTAGCAGTAATGCAGCGAGTGGCGGGCAAACGGTTATCAAGTTTATGCATCTGTGGCCAGAAGGTAGCTCGAAGGCTCAGTATACGATCGTGAACGATATTATTCAGGATTATGAAAAACAGCATCCCGATGTGAAGATTCAGACAGAAATTCTCGGTAATGATCAGTATCGTGAAAAGCTGAAGGTGCTGGCATCGTCCAACGAATTGCCTGATGTCGGTATGACTTGGTCGGACGGCTTCCTCAAGCCTTATGTAGAAGGTCAGCTGTTTACGCCTTTGGATGATGTGATTGATGCCAATCTGAAGGATGCTTTTATCCCCGGTGTAAAAGAATCGTACGCCATTGATGGCAAAACATACGGCATGCCGCTGGAGCTGAATATTTCTTACATTTTCTACAATAAGGAAATTTTTAAGAAATACAATCTCCAGGTACCTAAAACGTATACAGAATTCAAAAATATCGTAAATACTTTAAATCAAAACAAAGTCATTCCGGCAGCAGTCGGTAACAAAGAAGGATGGCCGGGTTCGTTCTGGTTCATGTATCTGGCAGATCGTATTGGTGGGCCAACGATTCTGACGGATGTGATCAAGGGCAAACGCAGCTTTAATGATCCGGCTATTTTGCAAGCGGCAACAGAAGTACAGAATCTGGTGGATATGAATACGTTTGAAAAAGGTAACAGTGGACTATCCAACGATGAAGCAAAAGGCTACTTTATGAATGAGCAGGCAGCGATGTTTTTGACTGCAACATGGGAGCTGCCGAATTATACAACAAGCCCAGATGTACCAAAGGAATTTAAAGACAAAATCGGTTACTTCAAATTCCCACTCTATGAGGGTGGCAAAGGTACAGATATTAACAGCTATGTCGGCGGACCGGGTGTAGGTCTGTTCGTAGCGGATCATTCTCAGGTAAAAGAGCAAGCGAAGGATTTTGCAGCCTTTCTTGTAAAAGAATGGGGCAAAAAATCGGTTACGGATGCAGGTGTGATCCCAGCAACAAAGGTAGATACGACAGACCAAAAGCTGGACCCTATGTATGTGGAGATTTTGAAGGATTTGAGTGAGGCTTCCAATGTAACAACCTACTTTGATACTCAGGCTAGCCCGAATGTGGCTGAACTGCATCACGATCTCATTGCAGCACTGTTTGGTAAGCAGATTACACCACAGCAATTCGTCGATCAAACGGCGGCTGCATTGGCGGAGGAAAAGCAATAAAATCGTTTGGTGACAGGTGACAGGTGACAGGTGACAGGTGACAGGTGACAGGTGACAGGTGACAGGTGACAGGTGACAGGTGACAGGTGACAGGTGACAGGTGACAGGTGACAGGTGACAGTGAACACAATATAGGTGATGGCAAAGTCCGAAAGCTATTGGTACTGGCATCGTTGCTCTCTGTAAGGACGGTCATCGGCTCACGATTCAAAAGACCACAGGCATGTGTAGCTCGTGGTCTTTTGAATCGATTCTCCTGCGCTGTGTGCTGGCTAGAGCTGGAACGGGAAATGGGATCAAAGGAGGCAAACGCATTATGAAAGCTGTCATGTCCAATAGAGCCGCAATTGCCATGTATGTACTGCCGGCGCTGTTATTGATTCTGGTTATTATTTATATTCCGCTGGTGCTTACTGGGTATTACGGCATGATGGATTGGAAAGGTTTTGCTCCGATGAAGTTTATCGGGTTAGGCAATTACAATAAGCTGATCCATGATTCGATGTTTTGGAAAAGTACGTATCATTCCGTATTGCTAGGTATTTTCTCGACATTGAGCTTGTTTATTTATTTAGCGGTATCTATGGTACTGGCGAGTCGTATCAAAGGCGCCAATCTGTTCCGCAAAATTTATCTCATTCCTATGCTGTTGTCTTCTGTAGCGATTGCACAGTTGTGGTCTAAAATTTATGATCCGGCAAACGGAATGCTGAATAATTTGTTAATGAGCTTTGGGGTGGAGAATCCGCCACTTTGGTTATCCGATCCGAATATCGTGTTGTATGCGATCTTTGTACCGATTGTGTGGCAGTATGCAGGATTTTACATCATTATCTATTATGCTGCTTTGAAAAATGTATCGGAAGAAGTTGTCGAAGCTGCTACCATTGATGGCGCAACGCCGTGGCAGGTAGCGACACGGGTAAAGCTGCCGCTGATCTCTTCGGTCTTTAAGGTAACGATTGTACTCGCACTAGTCGGATCGCTGAAATACTTTGATCTGATCTTCGTTATGACAGGCGGCGGACCGAACCATGCTAGTGAAGTAATGGCTTCGTACATGTATGGCGAAGCATTTAGCAAATATAATTTTGGATACGGCAGTGCGGTCGGCTTTGCTTTGCTGATCATTTGTCTGCTGATGACATGGCTTATTCGTAAACTGACGACATCCAAGGAAGATGTGCAGTACTGAGGAGGGAAGAGACAGATGAGTGAATGGGCTGCAAGCAAACGATCCAATGCAGGCTCCGGTACAGCGGTGAAAACAAGATGGGCGAGTCGTCTTGGCTTCGGACTGCTCTATCTGGTGCTGGGCATTCTGGCGGTTATACAGATTTATCCGTTAATCTGGTTGTTTTTGTTCTCACTAAAGACGAATCAAGAAGTGTTTGGGATGTCGCCTTTTGCGCTGCCTCAGAATCCGCAGTGGGGCAATTATCCGAAGGTATGGAGCCAAGGGCATATTAATCTGTACTTTTTTAATAGTGTCTGGTATACCGTCGTGGCGGTTATATTGACAATTGTTCTAGCAAGCTTTGTTACGTTTGCGATTACACGGATGCACTGGAAGCTAAGCAAGCTGGTACTGGGTTTGTTTATTATCGGCTTGATGATTCCGCTACATTCGACATTGATCCCGTTGTTTAACTTTTTCAAGCATGTGAATCTGATTGATAATCCATTATCGGTTATCTTGTCGTATACGGCGTTTAATTTGCCGGTGACGATTATGATTTTGCTAGGGTTTTATCAGGCGATTCCTAGGGAGATTGAAGAAGCAGGAGTCATTGACGGCTGCTCGGTACACCGGATCTTTTTCCGAATTGTGTTGCCGCTCACGTCACCGGTCATCGCGACAACAGCGATTATCAACATGATCTATAACTGGAATGAGTTTGTGTTTGTAAATACGTTTATTAGCTCAGATCAGTGGAAGACGCTGACGGTTGGCGTAAACAACTTTGTTGGGCAGTATTTGACCGATTGGGGCGCGATTGGAGCGACGCTGATGATCAGTATTATTCCGATTCTGGTGGCGTTCTTGCTGCTGAGTAATCGTATTGTAGAAGGATTGGCTGCCGGTTCAGTGAAGGGGTAAGTTGTTTGTCCTATTTGCGACGGATTGTGCAGCAGTGGAAGTACGATTACGAAAGAAATGCGTAGTCGTTCTCTATCACCTTTATAAAAGAAGAACATACGAATGACGCCACTCCGATTATGGGAAGTGGCGTCATTCGCATGTTGGTATAGTCGTTTGGGTGTGAAGTATAGCGAGCTTCCATCATTACAAATGGAAGCGATACAAAAGAAATGGCAACGATAACAAGCAGGTATAGTTCCCAACAACAGCAATGAATATTGGAAATGTAAGATATGATTATTTGCTTGCGCTTGGAAGGGGGAACGCTTACTCCTCTATGCTGACCAAGGGTGCCTCGATTCGTTCCAGCCCATTTACGTACGGACGCAGGGCGAGTGGAATATAAATGCTACCATCTTCTTGTTGATGATTTTCCAATAATGGAATTAAAATGCGCGGCGATGCGACAGCAGTGTTGTTGAGCGTATGACAGTATTGCAGCTTGCCATCCGCAGTGCGATAGCGGATATTGGCACGGCGCGCCTGAAAGTCGTGCAGATTCGACGACGAATGAGTTTCACCATATGCTTGACGAGCAGGCATCCATGTCTCGATATCGTATTGCTTGTACGTTTTTTGCGACATGTCACCGATACAGACAGCAACTACTTGATAAGGCAATTCCAGCAATTGCAGAAGCTCCTCAGCATTGGCGGTAATCTCTTGATGAATCTGCTCCGATTGATCCAGATCAGCTTCGCATAAGATTACCTGCTCTACTTTGGCAAATTGGTGCACGCGATATAATCCGCGTACATCTTTACCTGCCGATCCCACTTCGCTACGGAAGCTTTGCGAAGCGGCAGCCAGCTTGATTGCGCCGTTACTAAGATCCACGATTTCATTTTGATAATACGAGACGAGGGCGACTTCCGATGTGCCGGTGAGCCAGCGATCTTCACCTTGAATTTGAAATGTCTGATCCATACCCAATGGGAAAAATCCCGTATTTTGCAAAGCTGCTCCTCTGACCATCATAGGAACTTCGAGCGGGGTATAGCCTTTACCAAGCAGTAGATCAAAAGCAAGCTGCTGTACGGCACGATGTAGCAACACGCCCATGCCAGTCAAGTAATATTGACGGCTGCCACTGACCTTAACGCCTCTCGCCGTATCCATCAAGCCGTGCAGCTCGCCAAGCTCTACATGATCCCTGAGCGGAAAAGGAAAGGTCGGTACGGTTCCATGCTGTCGGAGCACTACATTATCTGCATCCGACTCTCCATCCGGTGTATCCGGTGCGACCACATTGGGTACTAGATTCATAAGTGTGCTGTATTGTTGTTGCATTTGCTCTCCTTGCGGCTCCAGCTGTTGAAGCTGCTGGTTAATGCCTTTGACAAGGTCGCGCAATGGATCAGCATCTACTGGCTGTTCTGTAGTCGTAGTCTTCATCAAAGCGCCAATCTCACGAGTTAGCTGATTACGCTGTTGACGAAGCTGCTCGATCTGGTGAAGCAGACGGTTCCGTGCCTGATAATGGTCCAATAGTTCCGCAATCGAGACTTGGATATGCTTTTTATTGGCGATCTCCTGTAGTGCTGCGGCATGTTGTTGAATGTACTGAATGTCTAACATGAATATTCGCTCCTTTGTGGATAGGCAGTAGGTGGCTGCCGATAATTTGTAAAAACACAAAGAACGCTCCTCATCAACTTGGGACGAGGAGCGTTCTGCTCGCGGTGCCACCCAATTTAACCGGAGAATAACCATCTCCGATCCACTCAGGTTCCGCGATAACGGGCGAATACCGTTTAACTTAGGGAACCAGCTACTATTCTTCGAGATGCTGCGATAGCTGCTGTTCCTTGCCGAAAACGCCTCCGGGTTGGATTCCCTTCACTGGCCGTTTCATCATATGGATTTGTATCAGTGTACTTGATGGAAGCAAGAGCGTCAAGCTATGATGAGTAAAATACGTGCGGTGTCGATTGGACGTTTACCGTGAAATAGATGAGAGGAACAAGGAGGAATACATATGAGCAAGCCAAAGCAAACCATTCAATATTTGTCTTATCATAGCGAACAAAGACGCAATGAGCCGGGCTATTTTTTTGGGACCCATCGACCGGGGGAGGATTTATATACATGTGAAGAATTACTATTTGTCAGCTATGTGGATATGGAATTGCTAATGCCTATCGTGGAAAAGCAGTATCCTCTCACAGATCCGCAAACGGGCGAGGTATATACAGCAT
This is a stretch of genomic DNA from Paenibacillus sp. JQZ6Y-1. It encodes these proteins:
- a CDS encoding carbohydrate ABC transporter permease, whose amino-acid sequence is MSEWAASKRSNAGSGTAVKTRWASRLGFGLLYLVLGILAVIQIYPLIWLFLFSLKTNQEVFGMSPFALPQNPQWGNYPKVWSQGHINLYFFNSVWYTVVAVILTIVLASFVTFAITRMHWKLSKLVLGLFIIGLMIPLHSTLIPLFNFFKHVNLIDNPLSVILSYTAFNLPVTIMILLGFYQAIPREIEEAGVIDGCSVHRIFFRIVLPLTSPVIATTAIINMIYNWNEFVFVNTFISSDQWKTLTVGVNNFVGQYLTDWGAIGATLMISIIPILVAFLLLSNRIVEGLAAGSVKG
- a CDS encoding extracellular solute-binding protein, giving the protein MLTLLLMMSFALSGCGSSASDGGSSNAASGGQTVIKFMHLWPEGSSKAQYTIVNDIIQDYEKQHPDVKIQTEILGNDQYREKLKVLASSNELPDVGMTWSDGFLKPYVEGQLFTPLDDVIDANLKDAFIPGVKESYAIDGKTYGMPLELNISYIFYNKEIFKKYNLQVPKTYTEFKNIVNTLNQNKVIPAAVGNKEGWPGSFWFMYLADRIGGPTILTDVIKGKRSFNDPAILQAATEVQNLVDMNTFEKGNSGLSNDEAKGYFMNEQAAMFLTATWELPNYTTSPDVPKEFKDKIGYFKFPLYEGGKGTDINSYVGGPGVGLFVADHSQVKEQAKDFAAFLVKEWGKKSVTDAGVIPATKVDTTDQKLDPMYVEILKDLSEASNVTTYFDTQASPNVAELHHDLIAALFGKQITPQQFVDQTAAALAEEKQ
- the serS gene encoding serine--tRNA ligase, coding for MLDIQYIQQHAAALQEIANKKHIQVSIAELLDHYQARNRLLHQIEQLRQQRNQLTREIGALMKTTTTEQPVDADPLRDLVKGINQQLQQLEPQGEQMQQQYSTLMNLVPNVVAPDTPDGESDADNVVLRQHGTVPTFPFPLRDHVELGELHGLMDTARGVKVSGSRQYYLTGMGVLLHRAVQQLAFDLLLGKGYTPLEVPMMVRGAALQNTGFFPLGMDQTFQIQGEDRWLTGTSEVALVSYYQNEIVDLSNGAIKLAAASQSFRSEVGSAGKDVRGLYRVHQFAKVEQVILCEADLDQSEQIHQEITANAEELLQLLELPYQVVAVCIGDMSQKTYKQYDIETWMPARQAYGETHSSSNLHDFQARRANIRYRTADGKLQYCHTLNNTAVASPRILIPLLENHQQEDGSIYIPLALRPYVNGLERIEAPLVSIEE
- a CDS encoding carbohydrate ABC transporter permease, which encodes MKAVMSNRAAIAMYVLPALLLILVIIYIPLVLTGYYGMMDWKGFAPMKFIGLGNYNKLIHDSMFWKSTYHSVLLGIFSTLSLFIYLAVSMVLASRIKGANLFRKIYLIPMLLSSVAIAQLWSKIYDPANGMLNNLLMSFGVENPPLWLSDPNIVLYAIFVPIVWQYAGFYIIIYYAALKNVSEEVVEAATIDGATPWQVATRVKLPLISSVFKVTIVLALVGSLKYFDLIFVMTGGGPNHASEVMASYMYGEAFSKYNFGYGSAVGFALLIICLLMTWLIRKLTTSKEDVQY
- a CDS encoding histidine kinase codes for the protein MLQALRKWNTLRNQVLFVFLSVMVIVLLVVSVMTFRPISSMLQANTEHQIQQVAVEANGRFESLYEQVNMVSKLVTTNKNVQNVLQRKYYHNDVSFKDRQELKGIVNTIQANSDGISSFELYTKESERILPLDGASLSGRITDEWIAKADHAGGRLVWIGDDPTDKNYFLAIRRVNLMEEHYTTGGYLLVSMYRYYFQFANQQLASAADQYSILLGQDLETINSNYKGSLTAILDHPQQMPIVALDGQQYIMARQQSTITGWTVLILTPVSALYESVHVLRNGIVYAGVIGIVIYFICSYFLSTLITKPILRLTHTMQQAIAGPMTLNPKIHTVNEINELNSTYNQLVKETNHLIKMVYEKEITRNRSELKALQAQINPHFLFNALDALRWSLEEKDQEELAEQVVAMSNLFRYTITRQSDDEWVLLREEIRHIDNYMEIMKMRFGERLHYRISLSNEASQVRIPRLLIQPLVENAILHGAGNKKGDCTITISAQVDAQQRQLHIVVQDDGPGMTQDMLDLVQRSMKEGGISTFANGGESRGQVAGGESSGNGIALSNVYQRLHLYFPEREESRIHIESKLDEGTRIVIEIPFHMADVRHG
- a CDS encoding response regulator transcription factor — protein: MYSKTILIVDDEPRTRQGLKKVLDQWCEGQYQVMMAENGEEALGIFKRQQVHVLLTDIRMPEMNGLSMLQQIRAQGQSPVVILISAYSEFAYAQEAIRLGVVNYLLKPISKADLIEAVDVALGVEAKQMRATIIEKVVDDKLVQVNEKSQTAGERIREAMHYIDTHLQEELSLKELADYIHLNPSYLSVLFKEQVELTFSEYVTRQRIQRAKELLISTSLSVGDIAEQSGYRTAKYFIKIFKELEGMTPSTYRKSVR